The window tggtctaaactaactctactggtctaaaccaggcctggtctaaactaactcctactggtctaaactaactcctactggtctaaactaaatccctactggtctaaactaactcctactggtctaaactaactccctactggtctaaactaactccctactggtctaaactaactctctactggtctaaactaactccctgctggtctaaactaactctctactggtctaacccaggcctggtctaaactaactccctagtggtctaaaccaggcctggtctaaactaactccctactggtctaaactaactccctactggtctaaactaactccctactggtctaaaccaggtctggtctaaactaactccctactggtctaaaccaggcatggtctaaactaactccctactggtctaaactaactccctactggtctaaaccaggcctggtctaaactaactctctactggtctaaaccaggcctggtctaaactaactccctactggtctaaactaactccctactggtctaaactaactccctactggtttaaactaactccctactggtctaaaccaggcctggtctaaactaactccctactggtctacaccaggcctggtctaaactaactccctactggtctaaaccaagcctggtctaaactaactccctactgtCATCTTTCCACTGCTCAACTCCAGTTCCCAGAGGGCAGCAGCAGGCAGGAAATAGCAGACAGGAAATGAGATATAGGAAGCCTGAGGATGAATTGATGGGTCATAGATTTTCACTATAATACTttaacatcagctgatatatgaCCTTTTCTGCAGCTCAGGTCACCGTTGACAGACCGCAgctttctggagaaaaaaaagctAAGAGACACTACTGCCCTCTCCTGGACTGGAGTTGAACTGCAAGCCGTTATTCTCAGAGAggctgtcttgtctctctctctctttccaattCATCCTTCTGTTTTACCTGCTCTGTCCTACTATCCCTTATTGAGACCAGGAAAAACAAAACCTCTCTTGGTGATGATGGTGACGTGTTTTTCCTTTTTACTGTAAATTCCTCAACACTTCAGATCAAGGAGGCCCCCTTTAACCTCTTCTGATTTAAACGTCACTCATTGGTTTATTGTTTCTCTGTTAGGTGTATGTATATCTCCGGTATGGAACGATAATCTGATTGTCCTAATCTGGACGTGATTGCTCAATCCCCCACAATCCTTCTCTCAGTCTCTGGAACTGGATCAGAGAGAAACACAGTGGACTTTTGTCCATCTGAAACAATGAGTGACCTTGTGTTGGCATGTgtattagcgtgtgtgtgtgtgtgtgtgtgtgtgtgtgtgtgtgtgtgtgtgtgtgtgtgtgtgtgtgtgtgtgtgtgtgtgtgtgtgtgtgtgtgtgtgtgtgtgtgtgtgtgtgtgtgtgtgtgtgtgtgtgtgtgtgtgtgtgtgtgtgtgtgtgtgtgtgtgtgtgtgaaggggttTAATCAAGAGCTAAGCACCAGTTTAATCAGAATCACACCCCGACCAACAGAGGCTCACTAACCTTGGGtaactccattctctctctctctctctctctctctctctctctctctctctctctctctctctctctctgtctctctctctctctctctctctctctctctctctctctctctctcctctctctctctctctctctctctgtgtctctctcactctctctctctctctctctgtctctctctctctctctctctctctctgtgtctctctctctctctctctctctctctctctctctctctctctctctctctcctctctctcttccactctctcttctctttctctcctctctctttttccctctctctcctcttctctctctctctctctctctccctcttctcttctctctctctctctctctctcttttctccctctctcactcttctcttctctcctctctctctcctctctctcttttttttctatctctctccctcaaactCTGTCCTGTTAAAGTGTCTTTGACATTTCATAGTGGCATTTCCCAATCTGACTCTCATTctggggttttgtgtgtgtgggtgtgtgtgtgtgtgtgtgtgtgtgtgtgtgtgtgtgtgtgtgtgtgtgtgtgtgtgtgtgtgtgtgtgtgtgtgtgtgtgtgtgtgtgtgtgtgtgtgtgtgtgtgtgtgtgtgtgtgtgtgtgtgtgtgtgtgtgtgtgtgtgtgtgtgtgtgtgtgtgcgcgtgcagtGGGCCTGCAGGCTCTAGGAGGCCAGTACCGGTGTTCCAGGGAGCCAAGCTGATGGAGGAAGGGAAGATGCATCACTCTGTGGAGCACCTCATTAACCCCCCTGGCCCTGCAGCAcgaccacacagcccagaacacacagacagttatacctactgtctcctccctccaccctaccaggtacacacacagactgttatacctgctgtctcctcacctccaccctaccaggtacacacacagactgttatacctactgtctcctccacctccaccctaccAGGTACACAGCCCAGAACACACAGACTGTTATAcctgctgtctcctccctccaccctaccaggtacacacacagactgttatacctgctgtctcctccctccaccctaccaggtacacacacagactgttatacctgctgtcacctccctcaccctaccaggtacacacacagactgttatgcctgctgtctcctcctccacccctaccacaggtacacacacagactgttatacctactgtctcctccctccaccctaccaggtacacacagactgttataccttgctgtctcctccctcccaccctaccaggtacacacacagactgttatacctgctgtctcctccctccaccctaccaggtacacacacagactgttatacctgctgtctcctccctccaccctaccaggtacacacagactgttatacctgctgtctcctcctccaccctaccaggtacacacacagactgttatacctgctgtctcctcctccaccctaccaggtacacacacagactgttatacctgctgtctcctcccctccaccctaccaggtacacacacagactgttatacctactgtctcctccctccaccctaccaggtacacacacagactgttatacctgctgtctctccctccaccctaccaggtacacacacagactgttatacctactgtctcctcccccaccctaccaggtacacacacagcccagaacacacagactgttatacctgctgtctcctccctccacctaccaggtacacacacagactgttatacctgctgtctcctcacctccacacacactaaccctccctccctcccccccccctccttccctccccctctctctctcctccctccctccccctctctctctcctccctccctccctccctcctccctctctctccctccctccctccctccctccctccctccctccctccctccctccctctccctcctctctctctccctccctccctccctccctccctccctccctctctccctccctccctctctcctccctccctctctctctccctccctccctccctccctctctcctccctccctccttccctccctccctccctctctccctctctctctccctccctccctccctccctccctacctccctccctctctcctccctccctccctccctccccccccccctccctccctccctccctccctccctacctccctcccctctctcctccctccctccctccctccctccctctctctctcctccctccctccctctctcccccctcagggTCGTCCCATCACACCAGTGTACACCATGACCCACAACATGCAGCGTATCCCCACGGCCAGTGGTCTGTACGGAGCAGGCTATATGCCCATCACCAACTACAACGCTGCTGCCCTGGCAGCCCTGCAGAAGAACGCAGCCGTGGCCGCTGCAGCCTACGGAGGGTACGCGGGGTTACGCCATGCCCCAGGCCTTCCTGCCGCAGCGTTTCAGGTGCCCATCCACGACGTCTACCAGACCTACTGACAACAGATACCAGACCTACTGACAACAGATACCAGACCTACTGACAACAGATACCAGACCTACTGACAACAGATACCACACCTACTGACAACAGATACCAGACCTACTGACAACAGATACCAGCTACCAGACCGACTGACAACAGATACCAGCTACCAGACCGACTGACAACATCTACCAGCTACCAAACCTACTGACAACAGCTACCAGCTACCAAACCTACTGACAACAGATACCAGACCTACTGACAACAGCTACCAGACCTACTGACAACAGCTACCAGACCTACTGACAACAGCTACCAGACCTACTGACAACAGATACCAGACCTACTGACAACAGATACCAGACCTACTGACAACAGCTACCAGACCTACTGACAACAGATACCAAACCTACTGACAACAGCTACCAGACCTACTGACAACAGCTACCAGACCTACTGACAACAGATACCAGCTACCAGCTGTCTGGTCCACAACTCCTGTTCAACCACCACTCAACGTTCAAACAACTTTTGTATCACGACGTCAGGAACTACAGGCGACCTACAGAAGACCTCATCCCCACATATCACCTCCCCCCGTTCAAATAACGACACGTCAACTCAATGTCTTCAACAGCAACGTCTCGCGACGTCTCGCGACGTCCACAATGTAAAAACCCAACCTAAATGGACCCTTGAACGCAAACTCTACTCTGCGTCGGTTCTTCAACGTTAGCCCAACATCTAGGCTACGTTATGACGTGCGCCAAAACCTTCGACGTTTTCACAACGTCTATGCAACGTCCTACTGACAGGTTGATCACATTGGGTCCTAATGAATACTGGACCAGACGTTCACACAACGTTCACACAACATTCACACAATGTATTCTATGAATAGAATAGAGCCTATATCGCTCATATTCAAATCTGGAGAGTTCCTCTGCAttgtttcattgttcccctctaatcagggactgatttagacctgggacaccagtcattgttcccctctaatcagggactgatttagacctgggacaccaggtgggtgattcccctctaatcagggcctgatttagacctgggacaccaggtgggtgattcccctctaatcagggcctgatttagacctgagacaccaggtgggtgattcccctctaatcagggactgatttagacctgggacaccaggtgggtgattcccctctaatcagggcctgatttagacctgggacaccaggtgggtgattcccctctaatcagggactgatttagacctgggacaccaggtgggtgattcccctctaatcagggactgatttagacctgggacaccagtcattgttcccctctaatcagggactgatttagacctgggacaccaggtgggtgattcccctctaatcagggcctgatttagacctgggacaccaggtgggtgattcccctctaatcagggcctgatttagacctgagacaccaggtgggtgattcccctctaatcagggactgatttagacctgggacaccaggtgggtgattcccctctaatcagggcctgatttagacctgggacaccaggtgggtgattcccctctaatcagggactgatttagacctgggacaccaggtgggtgattcccctctaatcagggactgatttagacctgggacaccagtcattgttcccctctaatcagggcctgatttagacctggaacaCCAGGCGGGTACCATTAATGACCAGGTAGAGGAGAAAAACAGCATTAGTCCAGACCTGGTAGGTATCCCAGGAATCCCCAGGGTCTATAATCATCCACTCCCATCAGAACCATTGAAAACATATAAGAACCAATGAAGGAGATGTGGTCTGGTCATGGGTTGAAGTGCTCACCTTCAGCTTTACACTCAACATCACCCCCCCGCCCACCACCACCTTCTATGACATCACTGCATCACCCTGACAACGACCCCCCCCCGCCCACCACCACCTTCTATGACATCACTGCATCACCCTGACAATGGACCCCCCCATCACCTTCTATGACATCACTGCATCACCCTGACAACtgaccccccccaccctctcctccctgttgCCTGGGCAACAAGAACATTGAAGGTACACTGAAGTATTTCCGAAGAGGTTTTATGTTTCTGTTGTTAGTTTTCTGAAATAGAAAGATAACATTTTACTTTGTTTTTTCAAACTTTAGTTTAAAACGTTTAAAAACAACACAAATATAACAAAATAAAAACtcaaatgagaaaaaaatactACAGAAAAAACTACTGAAGACATTTTATTTTGAATTTATTATTAAAAGAGTTTGTATTTTAAGTTGTTTTCATTTATCCATTCATGCTGTTAACTTCATAGATGAGTTTGCTTGTTGTTGGGGGTATCTATTAGTTTTCAGATACTGTAATACTGGGTATCATTTAAAAAACGTGTACTTTTTATGGGTGTTTTTAGATATGTTATACTTCTGATCTGGAACCTGGGCCTGTCACTTCACTGTCTACTCCAGCAGACTAAGACTGAATTATTttatcatgttgttgttgttgttgttgttctgtacTTTATTCTAATTGTTTGTATTTGCTTGATTCTCACATGGTGAACAAATATGGACAAAGGcgtttattattttgtattgCTCTGCCCTAACACTCTCTAGTGCTAGCACATGCTACGTACGCTAAGCTAACTGCTAAACTAGCATATGCTACGTAGGCTAAGCTAACATGAAACATATTACTAGCATTTGCTAAGCTAACTAAAGTACTGTTCGCATACGCTAAGCTAACCGAAACGCTCTACTAGCATATGCTAAGCTTACCCGAAACATCCTGTTAGCTTTATGCTAAGCTTACCGAAACACCCTGTTAGCTTTATGCTAAGCTAGCAGCATCACACTCCGCTGAGCTTCAACCCACTGTAAAGCCTTTCTACGAGAgatctgtgtctctctgggtTCGACTATTGTGCCTATCCACTAGCCGGTCTTATGATCTCTGAGCTCAACTGCAGTGCCTGTTGAGTGGAAATGTGTtttactcactacactacactagcaTTTCACAGAATTACTACATGCCCAATAGACTGCTTCATTCTCAGCGGTAGCTGGTCGTTGGAACAGAGACTATGGTCAGGATTTAATCCCAAACCGCTTGATGTTTAGAGGTCCAATTAGGCAGCAGCATCGTCGATCAGATTGAATCGCTGCCGATACCTCTCTGGTCCCTGGATCTCTTTGGGTTTCATACCAACCCGAACACAAACctagtattctctctctctctctctcgctgattTCTAAAAGGCAACAGATTCCCTGTGAAATATATGAATACGTTCAGCTGTCAGAAGGCACTGAGACCACGCCCACACTgacatctaattagcataatacacaAACCCTCGTGGGCTGTGTCTCAACCCACCACGCCCacatctaattagcataatacacaAACCCTCttgggctgtgtctcaatccCCCACGCCTGCCTGTCAGCCTTCCTCACCTGAGGTGGAAGGTGACCTTCCTCACCTGAGGTGGAAGGtgaccttcctcatctgaggtggaaggtgaccttcctcatctgagggGGAAGGTGACCTTCCTCACCTGAGGTGGAATCGgccttcctcatctgaggtggaaggtgaccttcctcatctgagggTGAAGGTGACCTTCCTCACCTGAGGTGGAATCGACCTTCCTCATCTGAAGTGGAATCGGCCTTCCTCATCTGAGGGGGAATCGACCTTCCTCACCTGAGGTGGAATcgaccttcctcatctgaggtggaaggtgaccttcctcaccttcctcatctgaggtggaatcgaccttcctcatctgaggtggaatcggccttcctcatctgaggtggaatcgaccttcctcatctgaggtggaatcgaccttcctcatctgaggtggaaggtgaccttcctcatctgaggtggaatcgaccttcctcatctgaggtggaatcgaccttcctcatctgaggtggaaGGTGACCTTCGTCATCTGAGGGGGAAGGTGAccttcctcaccttcctcatctGAGTGGAATcgaccttcctcatctgaggtggaatcggccttcctcatctgaggtggaatcgaccttcctcatctgaggtggaatcgaccttcctcatctgaggtggaatcgaccttcctcatctgaggtggaaGGTGACCTTCGTCATCTGAGGGGGAAGGTGAccttcctcaccttcctcatctgaggtggaatcgaccttcctcatctgaggtggaatcggccttcctcatctgaggtggaatcgaccttcctcatctgaggtggaatcgaccttcctcatctgaggtggaatcgaccttcctcatctgaggtggaaggtgaccttcctcatctgagggGGAAGGTGACCTTCCTCACCTGAGGTGGAATCGgccttcctcatctgaggtggaatcgaccatcctcatctgaggtggaaggtgaccttcctcaccttcctcatctgaggtggaatcgaccttcctcatctgagggGGAAGTtgaccttcctcatctgaggtggaaggtgtccttcctcatctgaggtggaaGGTGACCTTCCTCATTTGAGGGTGGAAGGtgaccttcctcatctgaggtggaaTCGATCTTCCTCATCTGAGGGGAAGGTGACCTTCCTAATCTGAGGTGGAAGGtgaccttcctcatctgaggtggaaggtgaccttcctcatctgaggtggaatcgaccttcctcatctgagggggaatcgaccttcctcatctgagggGGGAAGTtgaccttcctcatctgaggtggaaggtgaccttcctcatctgagggGGGAAGTTGACCTTCCGCATCTGAGGGGGAAGGTGACCTTCATCATCTGAGgtggaaggtgacagagctacagcggtgtttgtcaaGAGATCGTGGTGAAACATCCTTGAAAAATTTGGTTTTCTCACAAATACTTCTGTAGCGTCCTAACGAGTCAGAttggaccatcttaaaacaattccatatgtaaCCAGGATGTACGATTTAGTTTAGTAGGAACTCAGTGCCCTGGGGCCCTTAGACCCCTTTTTCTTTTAACAGCTTTGTGATGAGGAATATAATTATATTGAAACTAACCTGCCAACTGGAACTAAGCCTTAGAGGCACAGACACAGgttctctctaccccctcacaGTTCCCCTGTAGCTATAACTCAGGCTGACTTGACCTGCTAGTAACTAACACACATCAGCCTCCACATCCAACGTGAAAACAACATTAAAAAGCTGCTACAGACACAGGCTGACACACGTGTGTTTgttgggagagaagaagaagagagaacctTAAACTACATGTTGCCGTCCTAGTATCACTCTCCATTCACACCCACCTGTATGCCAGACAGCCCGTCCATGTCTCTGTCGAAGTCTTATGGTGTCATGTAGTATTTGTCTTTATTTGTAGTGGGGGTGTTCGTTGTGTTGATGCTGGTGAACTTGAAGGAGATAAGCAGTTGGGATGTAAATGGATTCAACAGTATTTTTGGAATATCAGGCccaactgtctctctgtctgtcctgtaaagagcctctctctctctgtctgtcctgtaaagagcctctctctctctctctctctctctctctctgtctgtcctgtaaagagcctctctctctgtctctctctctctctctctgtctgtcctgtaaagagcctctctctctctctctctctctctctctctctgtctggactgTAAAgagcccccctctctttctctctgtttctctctctgtctgtcctgtaaagagcctctctctctgtctctctctctctctctctgtctggcctgtaaagagcctctctctctgtctggcctgtaaagaacctctctctctctctgtctctctctctgtctggcctgtaaagagcctctctctctgtctgacctgtAAAgagcccccctctctttctctctgtttctctctctgtctgtcctgtaaagagcctctctctctgtctggcctgtaaaagagcccctctctctctctctctctctctgtctggcctgtaaagagcccctctctctctctctctctctctctctctctctctctctctgactggcctGTAAAGGGTTTCTCTCTCTCAAGAAAAACTGGAATTTCATTAAATACCGACGAGTAACTTTTATTGCGTTGTTTTATGATGACAAGAAGTCAGGATATATTTAATATATtcgttgtgtgttgttgtttatgacGTCAGAAGAAATGTTATAATATATTCCAAGAGTAAATAGAGTTTAGAGATCAaactaaaatacattttaaaaacattagtTTGAACATTTTAAATTTGTGATGTAATCTGGTGTATTATGTTAAGAATGTAATGtagaatgtgttgttgttgtgtttagtGGGAGGACAGAGATATCAGGCTGTTTTGGTGGAGGTCTATGGAGCCATTCAGAGTTAACAGAGCTGAGTGgaacagacacccccccccccctcagacaCTCCCCGCCCCCCCCCTCAGACACTCCCCCCTCagacactccccctccccctcagacactccctccccctcagacactccctcccctcagacactccctcccctcagacactCCCCGCCCCCCTCagacactcccccccccccctcagacactccccctccccctcagacactccctcccccctcagacactccctccccctcagacactccccctccccctcccccctcagacactccctccccctcagacactccctccccctcagacactccctccccctcagacactccccctccccccctcagacactccccctccccctgagGCACTCCCCCCGCCCCTCCCCCTCagacactccccctccccctcagacACTCCCTCCCCCTCAGACACTCCCCCCCCTCAGACACTCCCTCCCCCTCAGACACTCCCTCCCCCCTCAGACACTCCCCGCCCCCCACCTGTAGGTGTCAACGTGTCGTCTCCATCTCCAACAGAACAACACGTGCCTCGTTAAAGAAATAACATTATTAATAATAACACTGTAAACTGTTCTTAGTGTTTTCTATGCTCCTGgtgtccctgtttagacctgggactggttttctatgctcctggtgtccctgtttagacctgggaccggttttctatgctccgctgtccctgtttagacctgggactggttttctatgctcctggtgtccctgtttagacctgggaccggttttctatgctcctgctgtccc of the Oncorhynchus gorbuscha isolate QuinsamMale2020 ecotype Even-year unplaced genomic scaffold, OgorEven_v1.0 Un_scaffold_4718, whole genome shotgun sequence genome contains:
- the LOC124028724 gene encoding RNA-binding protein 47-like; the encoded protein is MKAKPKGPDNKAYELVPSMELTASVNLVGHQALHNGPAGSRRPVPVFQGAKLMEEGKMHHSVEHLINPPGPAARPHSPEHTDSYTYCLLPPPYQGRPITPVYTMTHNMQRIPTASGLYGAGYMPITNYNAAALAALQKNAAVAAAAYGGYAGLRHAPGLPAAAFQVPIHDVYQTY